From a region of the Acinetobacter calcoaceticus genome:
- a CDS encoding copper resistance protein NlpE N-terminal domain-containing protein has protein sequence MKKRLLSSFIFASLMMGCDQHEQATNNEKVSSEVKKPLDAQLQKWVGHYKGSLPCAGCVTFCDECNGMNVDLNIHADQTFRLERTSNSDHNKHELYVGSFSFLDNGKIKIQLQNVKERNQLILGSGYVEVLETKTGLPYQSFEDFQLDKQT, from the coding sequence TTTTATTTTTGCTAGCTTAATGATGGGTTGTGACCAGCATGAACAAGCTACAAATAATGAGAAAGTCAGTTCAGAAGTAAAAAAACCTTTAGATGCCCAACTTCAAAAATGGGTAGGTCATTATAAAGGAAGTCTTCCTTGTGCTGGTTGTGTTACATTTTGCGATGAGTGTAATGGCATGAATGTAGATTTAAATATTCATGCAGATCAAACCTTTCGACTAGAAAGAACGAGTAATAGTGATCACAACAAGCATGAGTTGTATGTTGGAAGTTTTAGCTTCTTGGATAATGGGAAAATAAAGATTCAACTACAGAATGTGAAAGAACGAAATCAGCTAATTTTAGGTAGTGGTTATGTTGAAGTCTTAGAGACTAAGACGGGTTTACCTTATCAGTCCTTTGAAGATTTCCAACTCGATAAACAGACCTGA